One window of Acidobacteriaceae bacterium genomic DNA carries:
- a CDS encoding GH92 family glycosyl hydrolase, protein MKIVRPTSQPRRAFLKSCVGLSAAQIVSYSSLLSMFDGNAAAQQASTKTPEAVSSANPMVGTGWRGHMFPGATQPFGLVQLSPDSSGPPEPHWNVQGDWYEWQHCSGYNYRDNVINGFSHTHVQGTGGIDLGDVLIMPMVEGLNWSWDAGRIQPLTEMQIVALGTDSGIVFSPSELGYRSFFSHEREIARPGYYSVHLDTPKVQAELTATTRCGMHRYRYMSSIGRQGLMVDLVHGLNCRVQDAELTIESNGSITGRRSTTGWAHDRAVFFALDLSDVAEAIDVSVDGTITKARVGDRFTGKEIKVIFTRRPSQEPLIARVGISPVSIEGARKNLRREIPEWGFDAVAQRASDNWNELLSGLNAESFDPEIEKTFYSDAYHSFVAPATYNDADGTFRGQDLKTHSNPGFTKYTTLSIWDIYRGQFPFLTITQPNRINDIVRTLLTDYDQLGQHALPMWPLWANETWSMVGFHAAAMILGAYVRGFRDFDIQAAYAAVRDTALVGAEARGNRELQAMFRQYGYVPYDLHPGSVSSTLDLSYDYWCAGALARLLGKTEDSQMFAKLGQNYRNVFNPSTGFMQARSKDGAWRMPFRPDQETNDYVETDAWQASFSVPHDIQGLIQLYGGDEAFIEKLDGLFTAPSTVLDARPDITGIVGQDAQGNEPSNHHPYLFSFAGAPWKTQYWTRTVAALYNATPAGIPGNDDCGQLASWFVFAALGFYPVNAANGVYVLGSPLVNRAAIRNPANGSTFTIVADNNSAANMYIHQAHLNGEELHRSWISHQQITAGGELRLRMGSSPNKSWGSALSDRPPSELLSEK, encoded by the coding sequence ATGAAAATTGTTCGGCCTACTTCACAGCCACGGCGAGCGTTTCTCAAATCCTGCGTTGGTCTTTCGGCGGCACAGATCGTTTCATACTCGTCACTGTTGTCGATGTTTGATGGAAACGCCGCTGCGCAGCAAGCATCCACGAAGACACCTGAAGCTGTCTCGTCTGCAAATCCGATGGTTGGCACTGGCTGGCGTGGCCACATGTTTCCAGGGGCGACGCAGCCGTTCGGTCTGGTGCAACTCAGTCCGGACAGCAGCGGCCCTCCGGAGCCGCATTGGAATGTTCAGGGTGACTGGTACGAGTGGCAACATTGCTCCGGATACAACTATCGCGACAATGTCATTAATGGCTTCAGTCATACACACGTTCAGGGCACAGGAGGCATAGACCTCGGCGATGTTCTGATCATGCCGATGGTGGAGGGTCTCAACTGGTCTTGGGACGCTGGCCGGATCCAGCCTCTAACCGAGATGCAGATCGTGGCACTCGGGACGGACTCCGGGATTGTGTTCTCGCCGTCCGAGCTTGGCTACCGGTCCTTCTTTTCGCACGAACGAGAGATCGCGCGCCCTGGTTATTACAGCGTTCATCTGGATACACCGAAGGTGCAGGCTGAGCTGACTGCCACAACGCGCTGCGGCATGCACCGGTATCGCTACATGAGCAGTATTGGCCGGCAGGGACTTATGGTGGATCTTGTTCACGGACTCAACTGCCGTGTTCAGGATGCCGAGCTCACGATTGAGAGCAATGGGAGCATCACGGGCCGTCGATCGACTACAGGATGGGCGCATGACCGCGCCGTTTTCTTTGCGCTGGATCTTTCAGATGTTGCGGAAGCCATCGATGTAAGCGTGGATGGAACGATAACGAAGGCCAGGGTCGGCGATCGGTTTACGGGCAAGGAGATTAAAGTGATCTTCACTCGCCGCCCGTCGCAGGAGCCACTCATCGCTCGCGTGGGCATCTCGCCGGTCAGCATCGAAGGCGCCAGAAAGAATCTTCGCCGTGAGATTCCCGAATGGGGCTTCGATGCTGTTGCACAACGAGCGAGCGACAATTGGAATGAGCTTCTCTCCGGGCTGAATGCCGAGTCCTTCGACCCTGAAATCGAAAAGACCTTTTATTCTGACGCGTACCACTCGTTTGTTGCACCGGCTACCTACAACGATGCCGATGGCACCTTCCGCGGGCAAGACCTGAAGACTCACTCGAACCCAGGCTTCACGAAGTACACGACGCTCTCGATATGGGATATCTATCGCGGCCAGTTCCCATTTCTTACGATCACGCAGCCGAATCGCATCAACGACATTGTCCGCACGCTGCTGACGGACTATGACCAACTCGGGCAGCATGCGCTGCCCATGTGGCCCCTATGGGCGAATGAAACCTGGAGCATGGTTGGGTTTCATGCCGCGGCGATGATTCTTGGTGCCTACGTTCGCGGCTTTCGAGACTTCGACATTCAAGCCGCTTACGCTGCTGTTCGCGACACTGCGCTTGTGGGTGCCGAAGCACGTGGTAATCGCGAGTTGCAGGCGATGTTCCGGCAGTACGGGTATGTGCCATATGATCTTCATCCCGGCAGTGTCTCCTCGACGCTTGATCTCTCCTACGACTACTGGTGCGCGGGTGCTCTCGCACGGCTGCTTGGCAAAACCGAAGACAGCCAGATGTTCGCCAAGCTTGGCCAGAACTATCGGAACGTTTTCAATCCCTCAACGGGGTTTATGCAAGCCAGGTCAAAGGATGGTGCGTGGCGCATGCCGTTCCGTCCTGACCAGGAAACGAACGATTACGTGGAAACGGATGCCTGGCAGGCGAGCTTCAGCGTGCCCCACGATATCCAGGGCCTCATCCAACTCTATGGCGGTGACGAGGCGTTCATCGAGAAACTGGATGGCCTCTTCACTGCGCCATCCACAGTCCTCGACGCACGCCCTGACATCACGGGTATCGTCGGACAGGATGCGCAAGGCAATGAGCCCAGCAATCACCATCCCTACTTGTTCTCCTTTGCAGGAGCACCGTGGAAGACACAGTACTGGACTCGCACGGTCGCCGCGCTGTATAACGCAACGCCGGCGGGGATCCCCGGGAATGATGATTGCGGTCAGCTTGCGAGCTGGTTTGTTTTCGCGGCATTGGGCTTTTACCCCGTGAATGCGGCGAATGGAGTGTATGTGCTGGGCAGTCCGCTGGTGAATCGTGCTGCCATTCGCAACCCGGCAAACGGCTCGACCTTTACGATCGTCGCGGACAATAACAGCGCCGCGAATATGTACATTCACCAGGCCCACTTGAATGGAGAAGAGCTTCATCGATCATGGATATCGCATCAGCAGATCACAGCTGGAGGAGAACTGCGGCTGCGTATGGGCTCATCGCCAAACAAATCGTGGGGTTCCGCTTTGTCCGATAGACCACCCTCTGAATTGTTGTCTGAAAAATAG
- a CDS encoding DUF5597 domain-containing protein: MKLALAFALLLLSLICNPLRLRAQAIPTVEKSDGHFHLLVDGKPFFVLGAQVHNSSGWPTALDQAWPVLTAMRCNTVSVPVYWEAIEPEEGRFDFSAVDAIVLGARAHNLHVLLSWFGTWKNGAMTYVPAWVKENPRKYPPVLDSAQQPVEALSPLGDASREADRKAFAALMAHLKSSDGTQHTVILVQVENEAGVLGADRDYSAQGNARFHEQVPTEVLASLGRTNEHGTWSEVFAERAPEAFMSYWTMRCIDSVAEAGKSVYPLPMYVNVWPREQPGLLRPGFSSPSGGAVAWLLPMWKRLAPHIDVICPDIYDEDEDSYETLLSLYSRPDNPLYVPETGGSIAHAKNMFLTFASPNSLGISIFGVDGASAQDLESFKGWGSEVAMNFALFGPASSAFRSLSDAGHLKAAVEEEGLANPGMSFDQFDVAVRFGPVLNGYGGPRGRGNSQRNGRVLVGQISPDEFLIGGMNANIIFAPKLGSEMTHAMLVTVEEGHFEAGVWQTERLLNGDETAFGLTLKPHGSLLKVKVRAY, translated from the coding sequence GTGAAGCTCGCGCTTGCATTTGCGCTGCTTCTTCTATCGCTGATTTGTAATCCACTCCGCCTTCGGGCGCAGGCGATTCCGACTGTCGAGAAATCGGACGGGCACTTTCATCTGCTTGTTGACGGCAAGCCATTTTTTGTCCTTGGCGCGCAGGTGCACAATTCCAGCGGCTGGCCGACAGCGCTCGATCAGGCCTGGCCTGTGTTGACGGCGATGCGCTGCAACACCGTGTCGGTCCCGGTGTACTGGGAGGCAATCGAGCCTGAAGAGGGCCGCTTTGACTTCAGCGCAGTCGATGCGATCGTGCTGGGCGCCCGTGCACACAATCTGCATGTTCTTCTCTCGTGGTTCGGTACATGGAAGAACGGTGCAATGACGTATGTGCCCGCCTGGGTCAAAGAAAATCCCAGGAAGTACCCACCCGTCCTTGATTCCGCGCAGCAGCCCGTGGAGGCCCTGAGCCCTCTTGGCGATGCGAGCCGCGAAGCAGACCGCAAGGCGTTCGCCGCGCTGATGGCCCACCTCAAATCCAGTGATGGCACACAGCACACGGTCATCCTTGTGCAAGTCGAGAACGAAGCCGGTGTTCTTGGGGCCGATCGCGACTACTCCGCTCAAGGGAACGCCCGCTTCCACGAGCAGGTCCCAACCGAAGTCTTAGCGTCGCTCGGCAGGACCAATGAACATGGCACATGGTCTGAGGTGTTCGCAGAACGCGCACCGGAAGCGTTCATGTCCTACTGGACCATGCGCTGCATCGACTCTGTCGCCGAGGCAGGGAAGAGCGTCTATCCGTTGCCCATGTACGTCAATGTGTGGCCGCGCGAGCAACCGGGACTGCTGCGCCCCGGCTTCTCGTCGCCGAGCGGAGGTGCCGTTGCCTGGCTGCTGCCGATGTGGAAACGCCTCGCACCGCACATCGATGTCATTTGTCCGGATATCTATGACGAGGATGAGGACTCTTATGAAACTCTGTTGAGTCTCTACAGCCGCCCCGACAATCCTCTCTATGTACCGGAGACTGGCGGTTCGATCGCACACGCGAAGAACATGTTCCTGACCTTTGCGTCACCGAACTCTCTAGGTATCTCCATCTTCGGAGTGGACGGCGCGTCTGCACAGGATCTGGAATCCTTCAAGGGCTGGGGCAGTGAAGTCGCAATGAACTTCGCGCTGTTCGGCCCAGCGTCCAGCGCGTTTCGGTCTCTCAGCGATGCAGGGCACTTGAAAGCAGCGGTGGAAGAGGAGGGTCTTGCCAATCCCGGAATGAGCTTCGATCAGTTTGATGTTGCTGTGCGCTTCGGCCCAGTCCTGAACGGCTACGGTGGCCCTCGCGGCCGCGGAAATTCTCAGCGGAACGGCCGTGTGCTTGTCGGTCAGATCAGCCCGGATGAGTTCCTCATCGGCGGCATGAACGCGAATATCATCTTCGCACCGAAGCTTGGATCAGAAATGACACACGCAATGCTTGTGACTGTCGAGGAAGGCCATTTCGAAGCTGGGGTATGGCAAACGGAACGACTGCTCAATGGTGATGAGACAGCTTTCGGGCTCACGCTGAAGCCGCATGGCAGTCTACTGAAGGTAAAGGTGCGCGCCTACTGA
- a CDS encoding LacI family DNA-binding transcriptional regulator, with protein MDIREIARRAKVSHSTVSRVINNVPTVDAKLAKRVQAVIEEVGYRPNYQARALARGRSHTVGLIVSEISGGNPFFAEIILYFERCAVENGFEVLISFADTETDPNHIAVCADRLKERRVEGIAVLTFGMEQSLHADSGKLPMVYAGADRQLNGIRNIRVNYQTGFRDAVKHLAEFGHKRIGYLSGNLDWSSMQMRYEALRKAMRSAGLPLQKELVIECNHTLEGGAEGMAKLLSLPKPPTAVMCCNDMAGMGALKTMSTRSIVAGRDLSLIGFDDLPLCSFTQPSLTTIRFSPSELASLAFRALLEDIRQDKVRHEYEYKTRFVLRDSTGAPRVQTPR; from the coding sequence TTGGACATTCGTGAAATTGCACGCAGGGCCAAAGTTTCGCACTCGACGGTCTCCCGAGTCATAAATAACGTTCCAACCGTCGACGCCAAACTTGCTAAGCGGGTTCAGGCGGTCATCGAAGAGGTTGGCTACCGGCCAAATTATCAGGCGCGGGCGCTTGCCCGAGGACGCAGCCACACGGTTGGCCTCATCGTTTCGGAGATCAGCGGTGGGAATCCGTTCTTTGCTGAAATCATCCTCTATTTCGAGCGCTGCGCCGTTGAAAATGGCTTCGAAGTGCTCATCAGCTTTGCCGATACAGAGACCGATCCCAATCACATTGCAGTCTGCGCAGACCGACTGAAGGAGCGCCGGGTGGAAGGCATTGCTGTCCTGACATTCGGCATGGAGCAAAGCCTGCACGCCGATAGTGGAAAGCTGCCGATGGTCTATGCCGGTGCGGATCGGCAGTTGAACGGCATCCGGAACATCCGTGTTAACTATCAAACTGGCTTTCGCGATGCCGTGAAACATCTGGCTGAGTTCGGGCACAAGCGGATCGGATATCTCAGCGGCAACCTGGATTGGAGCAGTATGCAGATGCGCTATGAGGCGCTTCGCAAGGCCATGCGCTCGGCGGGCCTCCCGCTCCAGAAGGAGCTTGTCATCGAGTGCAACCACACTTTGGAAGGCGGGGCAGAGGGGATGGCAAAGCTGCTTTCTCTGCCCAAACCGCCGACTGCGGTGATGTGCTGCAATGACATGGCGGGTATGGGAGCGCTCAAGACGATGAGCACGCGGTCCATCGTGGCCGGTCGCGATCTCTCGTTGATCGGCTTCGACGATCTTCCGCTCTGCAGCTTTACTCAGCCTTCTCTGACGACGATCCGCTTCTCACCGAGCGAACTTGCCAGCCTCGCCTTCCGGGCGCTTCTCGAAGACATCCGGCAAGACAAGGTGCGCCACGAGTACGAGTACAAGACAAGGTTCGTGCTCCGCGACTCGACAGGCGCACCCCGCGTACAGACTCCCAGATAA
- a CDS encoding zinc-dependent alcohol dehydrogenase family protein — MESTSMRAAVLRHTAAVRDRPLAIETVPVPKPNENSALLKVLACGVCRTDLHIVEGELPPKLDMLIPGHQIVAEVVTSPDPAFAPGQRVGVSWVGGTDGTCRFCRSNRENLCDDPTYTGYSHNGGYAEFTTARTDFLLPLPDKLSDTDAAPLLCAGIIGFRSVRIAGVQPGMRVGLFGFGSSAQILMRVLTAWNCEIYVSTRDKRHQAIASELGAKWVGDALATPPRKLDAAITFAPAGEVVLAALRSLDKGSILAINAIHLDGIPQFDYDTLLWGERQIRSVTNMTRQDARDFLQLAAEISISPRVQTFPLEQANEALLAVKSDEVSSSAVIVP, encoded by the coding sequence ATGGAGTCCACGAGCATGCGCGCCGCGGTGCTCCGACATACCGCGGCTGTACGCGACAGACCCCTCGCGATCGAGACGGTCCCGGTCCCGAAGCCGAATGAAAACTCTGCGCTTCTGAAGGTGCTTGCCTGCGGCGTTTGCAGGACCGATCTGCATATCGTCGAAGGTGAACTTCCTCCGAAGCTGGACATGCTTATTCCCGGCCACCAGATTGTGGCGGAGGTGGTCACTTCGCCGGATCCCGCCTTTGCACCCGGCCAACGCGTGGGAGTCTCGTGGGTCGGCGGAACCGACGGCACCTGCCGGTTCTGTCGCTCCAATCGCGAAAACCTCTGCGATGACCCTACCTACACGGGCTACTCCCACAACGGAGGCTATGCCGAGTTCACCACGGCCCGTACTGATTTTCTCCTTCCGCTGCCCGACAAACTGTCCGACACCGATGCTGCTCCGTTGCTATGCGCCGGCATCATTGGCTTTCGAAGCGTTCGTATCGCCGGTGTTCAGCCGGGCATGCGGGTTGGCCTTTTCGGCTTTGGCTCTTCCGCACAAATTCTTATGCGAGTGCTAACCGCATGGAACTGCGAAATCTACGTCTCGACCCGAGACAAGCGACACCAGGCGATTGCGAGTGAACTCGGTGCGAAGTGGGTGGGCGATGCACTCGCAACTCCGCCGCGGAAGCTCGATGCTGCGATCACTTTCGCTCCAGCAGGCGAAGTGGTCCTCGCCGCGCTGCGTTCGCTGGACAAAGGAAGCATCCTCGCGATCAACGCTATTCATCTGGACGGCATCCCGCAGTTTGACTATGACACGCTACTTTGGGGTGAACGGCAGATTCGCAGTGTCACCAATATGACGCGACAGGATGCCCGGGACTTTCTGCAACTTGCAGCGGAGATCTCAATCTCACCGCGGGTGCAGACGTTTCCTCTTGAACAGGCCAACGAAGCGCTCCTCGCGGTCAAATCCGACGAGGTATCGAGTTCGGCAGTGATCGTTCCATGA